In the Terriglobales bacterium genome, TTGAAGCCACGGCGGGCAAGGATTTCGAGCTCCTCGTCGGGGATGTGATCCAGCTTGTGAATGTGGCGCTGGTAAGTTTTGGAGAGCTGATCCAGCCAGACGTAGACACTCTTGGCGATGAGAACGGTGCGCGGCATCCAGTCGGTATCGGCGCTAAAGCGCTCGTACTCGTAATCGCGGCCAGTGAAGGTGAGGATAGCGGCGGCGCTGGAGTCGCCTAGCGCCGGCGGGCCGCCGATGGGGCGAATGGGAGGATGGAAGCGCAACCAAATGGCGACTTCCTCTTCTTTAAGGATGTCAATTGCGGTGAGCATGCGGCGGATGAAGTCGCCGAGCAGGTCTTTCCATTTCTCCTGAATGAAAGCCAGCTGCCCGGCGAGATCGTCGGGAGAGGCGAGAGCAGGGGCGCGCAACATGTCCACGAGGTTCTGGTTGTCTGGACCGAAGCGCGGACGGGTCTCGAAATAATCGCGCAGCGCGGCAGTGAGCGAACGATAAGCGGTGGTTTCGGCAAGCTTGTCGTCGTCGAACAGCTCGCGAAAGGAACGGAAGGCGCGATTGCTGTTGGCCAGCCACAGCATCAGCAGTTCTTCGAGAGCGATGGCGCGATGAGGGGTGCCCGCGGTGGACCGGGCTAGCCACGCTTGCGCTGAGAGCTGACCGCGATAGACGGCAACAGTAGGGAAGCGGTCGGAAAAGCTGAGCAGAGTGCGGTCCAAAGATTCGCGGCCGAGGCGGGCTTCAAACCAGGCCAAGGCATCGGTCATAACCTTGGGATCGCGAAGCTCGCGATATTGTGCGACCAAGACATGGAGGGCTTCGTCAATCAGACCCATGGCATTGAGGGCACCGGGGTTAACGGTGAGCTGGGGATGATGCTCAGCATCTCGCACGAGGTTCATGCGATGGGCGAATTCGCGGCTAGCCGCCAGGTTGGCGAAGACTACGTTGCCGGAGAGAGAGAAGAAGCGATCATCGAGGCCATAGCGGTCGCGCGCTTCCCGGGCGACGTGGAACTCGAAGGTGGGGCGAGGGCGCATTGACGGTCGGCCAGTATATCAGTGAGGAACAAGTAGATAGGGGAAGCGCAAGCTTCGGCTATCCGAACGTTCCTATGATGAGGAGATTGAGGGCTAAGTTTTTCGTCCAGTGAAAATGAAATTGACAGCGAAATTCCTGCTTGCAGGAAGGAAATCTGGCATAGACTTACAGCACTAAAACGCGGGACAGCAGCCGCGGAGACTTCGTCCTCACAAAAGCCCTGTTCTGGAGCCATTCTTTCTAAGTGAAGGGGCGAGAGTTTTACCGGGATCGGGGTTTACAGCACTCGAGCATCTGGCCAGATAAAGATTCAAGAGATCCACCGACTGATTGTCCAGGCGGGTGTATGACTGCCTGGATTGTGGGTTGAGGGAGTACTGTCGGAGCCAAGGTGGGGTTGGGTCCGAAGCGGTGCAGCCGGACTCATGCCTTTCGTAATCTACGCAAGTGGTTACCTTGGCCCTAAACTCGGCCGAGTCGAGGGACTGGGGATGTTATTCAGTTATCAGGAGAACCGTCGTAAGCCCTGGTATACGGTTGGGGCAAGTTTTGCCCTTCAGATCTTGGGATTAGGGGCGCTGCTTATGATCCCTCTGATCGTCCCTTACAAGATCGATTTTCAGTTCCGAAAGTACACGGTAACTACGCTGGTGCCGCCGCCGGTTCTGGCTCCTCCACCCCCAGTCAAACCGCCTAAACTGGTGCCGATCAAACCCAAGATCGAGGCTCCGGTGGAAACGGCGGTAAAGCTTCCGACACCACGATTAATCGCGCCCCGGCCGGTGTTCCCGAAGGCTGAGAGAGTGATTGCGCCTGAAGTGAAGATTCCGAAACAGAATCTGAACCTGGCAAACAACACGGTGGTGCCGAAACTGGCGCCGCAGGTGAAGACCAACGTTTTTAATACCGGCAGCTCGGCGACGCCCACAGTGAATCTCCCGGCGGCAAAAGTGCAGACTGGGGGATTTGGTGATCCCAACGGTGTGAAACAAGATCCGACGCGGCCGGGCTATCCAAATATTGCGCGAGCGGGTTCGTTCGATCTGCCTGCAGGTCCGGGTCACGGGAACGGTACAGGCGGAGCAAATGGGGTGCCGGGCGTAGTGGCCAGCGCGGGTTTCGGAAATGGGACGGCGATCCAATCTG is a window encoding:
- a CDS encoding energy transducer TonB, with product MPFVIYASGYLGPKLGRVEGLGMLFSYQENRRKPWYTVGASFALQILGLGALLMIPLIVPYKIDFQFRKYTVTTLVPPPVLAPPPPVKPPKLVPIKPKIEAPVETAVKLPTPRLIAPRPVFPKAERVIAPEVKIPKQNLNLANNTVVPKLAPQVKTNVFNTGSSATPTVNLPAAKVQTGGFGDPNGVKQDPTRPGYPNIARAGSFDLPAGPGHGNGTGGANGVPGVVASAGFGNGTAIQSGRSGKVERASLGQAGFGDVHAAEAGPKRAVQAESKTTPVEILSKLNPEYTDQARKARIEGEVVLEASFSTGGQVRVLRVVKGLGYGLDESATRAAEKIRFKPAQRDGQSVDTVAMVHVVFQMAY